The Campylobacter concisus genome has a window encoding:
- the ybeY gene encoding rRNA maturation RNase YbeY: protein MILCEESYPEILDQICSYLTPGEVELLFINKDEMRELNSSERGIDKTTDVLSFPLELVIHAPLGSVVINKDMVKEKAAELNHSEEAETALLFTHGLLHILGYDHEKDDGQMREKECEVIAKFDLPKSLIVRSENVRLIDLINSNNKDNLKK from the coding sequence ATGATACTTTGCGAAGAGAGTTATCCAGAAATTTTAGATCAAATTTGCTCATATCTAACGCCTGGAGAAGTTGAGCTTCTCTTTATCAATAAAGATGAGATGAGAGAGTTAAACAGCTCTGAGCGTGGCATAGACAAAACCACTGACGTCTTAAGCTTCCCCCTTGAGCTTGTTATCCACGCCCCACTTGGCTCGGTAGTCATAAACAAAGATATGGTAAAAGAAAAAGCAGCCGAGCTAAATCACAGCGAAGAGGCCGAAACTGCACTACTTTTCACACATGGCTTGCTGCATATCTTAGGATATGATCACGAAAAAGATGATGGACAGATGAGAGAAAAAGAGTGCGAAGTGATAGCTAAATTTGACCTGCCAAAGAGCCTAATTGTAAGAAGTGAAAATGTTAGGCTCATTGATCTAATAAATTCTAATAACAAAGATAATCTAAAAAAGTAA
- a CDS encoding ferrochelatase, translating to MTIENLTRLINAQALNTPTITSVSEFVFELKHVRRGFAYICLNANDSDIESAIKQGAYAIIGEEEMAITDNEVAFLKVSSLQTAMIKLMRFESTHKDLKFCAVNPFINDLLEKSKLGSNAHVMSKSITELFNQIFHAKVFDTFFGEDIRTLQRISPLFDTIYTDTSIHEINPSSIFFTSTVFKQTYYQNLNIPRVFAGMFYGLLKFLDTHKISFKPYEGRIQGHFDPVFIDKNFMPTNFGNSFRAIITESDEDLYLSQSIFLRKNFNHSEIKFCLPENSLLKIENAIYFKNLSEIKKLKNFIYILVLCQKNELLEELHKIPEESLLF from the coding sequence ATGACGATAGAAAATTTAACCCGCCTTATAAATGCTCAGGCGCTAAATACACCTACAATAACCAGTGTTAGCGAATTTGTATTTGAGCTAAAGCATGTGAGGCGAGGTTTTGCCTATATCTGTTTGAACGCAAATGATAGTGACATAGAATCAGCGATCAAGCAAGGTGCTTATGCCATCATTGGCGAAGAAGAAATGGCTATCACCGACAATGAGGTAGCCTTTTTAAAAGTAAGCAGTCTTCAAACTGCCATGATAAAACTAATGAGGTTTGAATCAACACATAAAGATTTGAAATTTTGCGCTGTTAATCCTTTTATAAACGATCTTTTAGAAAAATCAAAATTAGGATCCAATGCGCACGTTATGTCAAAAAGTATCACGGAGCTTTTTAATCAAATATTTCATGCAAAAGTTTTCGATACTTTCTTTGGAGAAGACATCAGGACTCTCCAGCGCATATCTCCTCTATTTGACACGATCTATACAGACACTTCAATCCATGAGATAAATCCGAGTTCAATATTTTTCACAAGCACAGTTTTTAAACAAACTTACTATCAAAACCTAAATATTCCACGTGTTTTTGCTGGTATGTTTTATGGACTTTTAAAATTTCTTGATACTCATAAAATTTCATTTAAGCCCTACGAAGGAAGAATTCAAGGGCATTTTGATCCAGTATTTATAGATAAAAACTTTATGCCTACAAATTTTGGAAATAGTTTTAGGGCTATAATCACAGAAAGCGACGAGGATTTATATCTAAGCCAAAGTATATTTTTAAGAAAAAACTTTAACCATAGTGAAATAAAATTTTGTCTACCAGAAAATTCTCTACTTAAAATAGAAAACGCGATCTATTTTAAAAATTTAAGCGAAATAAAAAAACTAAAAAATTTCATATATATATTAGTTCTATGTCAAAAAAATGAACTTTTAGAAGAACTACATAAAATACCTGAAGAAAGTTTACTTTTTTAG